Part of the Gramella sp. Hel_I_59 genome, AAGAGGACGCGGACTGCTAAACGCTATCGTAATTAACGATTCTCCAGATAGTACAACTGCCTGGGATATTTGTATGGCGCTTAAAGAAAACGGTTTACTGGCTAAACCAACGCATGGTAATATTATTCGTTTTGCTCCACCATTAGTGATGAATGAAGAACAATTAAGAGACTGTGTCAATATTATTGTCAAAACTCTAAAGCGATTCGAAAAGTAAATTCCATTACAATACATAAAAAAACCCGCTTAATAGCGGGTTTTTTTATTTATGCTCATCGTGGATTTATCCACCATATTCTCTTAAAATCTCTCTTTGCATTTCTTCTACACCTTCCATACCACCGAAGGCAATTAAACCTACAATGATTGTTATAATATAAATCCCACTAAGTATAAGACCTATAATTGCAAGGATTTTCCCAATCTTCACGTTCTTGTATCCCGTATATAAGTAAGGGTCTGTATTGTAAATTTCCATTGCACGCTTGGACATCACTAATGCGATAATCCCGAAAATCAATCCAGCAATTCCATAGCAGCAGCAACCTACGACTGATA contains:
- a CDS encoding CCC motif membrane protein; this encodes MEQRELPNSTLILVFGILSVVGCCCYGIAGLIFGIIALVMSKRAMEIYNTDPYLYTGYKNVKIGKILAIIGLILSGIYIITIIVGLIAFGGMEGVEEMQREILREYGG